The following are from one region of the Amycolatopsis lurida genome:
- a CDS encoding phage terminase small subunit P27 family gives MGKRGPAGKPTSLRILHGDRKDRINDAEPLPPEVEIVPPEWLSEKGQAIWDRLAPSMITRRVLTAWDVDAFGVLCEALARYAVATALVNGSALLVPGGGGLVPNPALKVQADSERTFLTFAARFGLTPSDRQAIKAEVSADGGTSGDAGRLLS, from the coding sequence ATGGGAAAACGTGGTCCCGCAGGCAAGCCGACCTCGCTACGGATCCTGCATGGTGACCGGAAGGACCGGATCAACGACGCGGAGCCGCTGCCGCCTGAGGTGGAGATCGTGCCGCCGGAGTGGCTGTCGGAGAAGGGCCAGGCGATCTGGGATCGGCTCGCGCCGAGCATGATCACCCGGAGAGTCCTGACTGCGTGGGACGTCGACGCGTTCGGTGTGCTGTGCGAGGCGCTGGCCCGCTACGCAGTGGCAACCGCGCTGGTGAACGGCTCGGCGCTGCTGGTTCCCGGCGGCGGGGGCCTGGTGCCGAACCCGGCATTGAAGGTGCAGGCCGATTCCGAGCGCACGTTTCTGACGTTCGCGGCGCGTTTTGGGCTGACGCCGTCGGACCGGCAGGCGATCAAGGCCGAGGTGAGCGCCGATGGCGGGACCTCGGGCGACGCGGGCCGTCTCCTCTCCTAA
- a CDS encoding terminase large subunit, translated as MHTKDRWARTPFILADWQRDDIVRPLFGEVRWDPEWQTYVRRYRSGWIELARKNGKSELLAFVALYMLVGDGVESAEVYGAARDKDQARLVFNVAARMVALSPVLSKRLRVVEHAARIVDEKTNSVYQVVAADALGNLGSNPSCVIFDEVLTQPNGDLWAALRTGMGTRVQPLLLAATTAGNDPISFAKSEHDECVKIAEDPSRAPHRFVYLRNLPQDADPWDEANWYFANPALGDFLSLAALREEALEARNDPARENSFRQYRLNQWVSQSTRWMPMHLYTACTGTEFPEAARLRELVARRPAWGGLDLASKLDLTAWCLIVPDGIDGHVSALWRFWLPESGVDFLDEHTDHRVSQWVDQGWITTTPGEVIDYEVIEADVAADCAALRVADINYDEWSGEPVRQRLERVTRVPMYPVPQTFRGMTHGMTELMTLTRSRSWSHHGNPVAAFCFDSVEVRHPPGEPDLIRPDKPQRGKTGKRIDAVPTAAMAVSGWRLRGQKPKKSGRMVVMG; from the coding sequence GTGCACACTAAGGACCGGTGGGCACGAACCCCGTTCATCCTCGCGGACTGGCAGCGGGACGACATTGTCCGGCCGCTGTTCGGCGAGGTCCGGTGGGATCCGGAATGGCAGACCTACGTCCGCCGCTACCGGTCCGGCTGGATCGAACTCGCCCGGAAGAACGGCAAGTCCGAGCTGCTGGCGTTCGTCGCGCTCTACATGCTCGTCGGGGACGGGGTCGAGTCCGCCGAGGTCTACGGCGCCGCCCGCGACAAGGACCAGGCGCGGCTGGTGTTCAACGTCGCCGCCCGCATGGTCGCGCTGTCGCCGGTGCTGTCGAAGCGGCTGCGGGTGGTCGAGCACGCCGCCCGGATCGTGGACGAGAAAACCAACTCGGTCTATCAGGTCGTCGCGGCCGACGCGCTGGGCAACCTCGGGTCGAACCCGTCATGCGTGATCTTCGACGAGGTCCTGACCCAGCCGAACGGTGACCTGTGGGCCGCGCTGCGGACCGGCATGGGCACCCGAGTGCAGCCACTGCTGCTCGCCGCCACAACGGCGGGGAACGACCCCATCAGCTTCGCCAAGTCCGAGCACGACGAGTGCGTGAAGATCGCCGAAGACCCGTCCCGCGCCCCACACCGCTTCGTCTACCTGCGCAACCTCCCGCAAGATGCGGACCCGTGGGATGAAGCGAACTGGTACTTCGCCAACCCGGCCTTGGGTGACTTCCTGTCGCTGGCCGCGCTGCGGGAAGAGGCGCTCGAAGCGCGCAACGATCCGGCGCGAGAGAACAGCTTCCGCCAGTACCGGCTGAATCAATGGGTGTCGCAGTCCACGCGGTGGATGCCCATGCACCTCTACACCGCGTGCACCGGAACCGAGTTCCCCGAAGCGGCGCGGTTGCGGGAGCTGGTTGCTCGCCGGCCAGCCTGGGGCGGTCTGGATCTCGCGTCCAAGCTGGACCTGACGGCCTGGTGCCTGATCGTGCCGGACGGCATCGACGGCCACGTCTCGGCGCTGTGGCGGTTCTGGCTCCCGGAGTCTGGGGTCGATTTCCTCGACGAGCACACCGACCACCGCGTCTCCCAGTGGGTCGACCAGGGCTGGATCACCACCACCCCCGGCGAAGTCATCGACTACGAGGTGATCGAGGCCGACGTCGCCGCCGACTGCGCCGCGCTGCGGGTCGCCGATATCAATTACGACGAGTGGAGCGGCGAACCCGTCCGCCAGCGCCTGGAACGGGTCACGCGAGTGCCGATGTATCCGGTGCCGCAGACGTTCCGCGGAATGACCCACGGCATGACCGAACTCATGACGCTGACCCGCTCGCGCTCGTGGTCGCACCACGGCAACCCAGTTGCGGCGTTCTGCTTCGACTCCGTGGAGGTGCGCCATCCACCCGGAGAACCCGACCTCATCCGACCCGACAAACCCCAGCGCGGGAAGACCGGCAAGCGCATCGACGCGGTACCCACCGCCGCCATGGCGGTTTCGGGCTGGCGGCTGCGCGGTCAGAAGCCGAAGAAGTCCGGCCGGATGGTCGTCATGGGCTGA
- a CDS encoding phage portal protein — protein sequence MAVNLAELTSEQWITRITRQHDAQIPGLEILDAYYEGEQSLSYMHPELLRRLDTRVRQVVINWPELVVDSLDERLDVTGFRLGGEQAADRELWNIWAANELGLHSEQAHIDALVLGRSFAIVGTNEARPSMPLVTVESPFDVHVDIDPRTREVRAALKRQFSEDGDGDQSEAYATLYLPNETIWYSSDNGGGVWEETDRDGHGMGVVPVVPLVNRPRTRRRRSAPPRLGRSELASVLPLSDAACKIATDMMVSAEFHAMPRRYALGFDKDDFVDSKGNPLTPWEAVAGVLWASSKSPKDDGVAVGQFPEADLSNFHNTLNTLARLVASLSGLPPHFLGYSTENPASAEGIRSSESRHIKRAERRQRSFGSGWNRVAQRILHVRDGKVPDEALRVETQWVDPATPTFAAQADGVVKLYAADKLLPRRSARRALGYSDAQIRDMETEDREADTQQTDRDDATGNGPTPDRDPAELPNRKEQEQERPSVLAGSRLRPALAVQFREPASTS from the coding sequence GTGGCTGTGAACCTCGCTGAGCTGACGTCTGAGCAGTGGATCACCCGCATCACTCGCCAGCATGACGCGCAGATTCCTGGGCTGGAAATCCTCGATGCCTACTACGAGGGCGAGCAGTCGCTGTCGTACATGCACCCGGAGCTGCTGCGCCGCCTGGACACCCGCGTGCGGCAGGTCGTGATCAACTGGCCTGAGCTGGTCGTGGACTCGCTCGATGAGCGGCTGGACGTGACCGGGTTCCGGCTCGGCGGTGAGCAGGCCGCAGACCGGGAGCTGTGGAACATCTGGGCGGCGAACGAGCTGGGCCTGCACTCCGAGCAGGCCCACATCGACGCCCTGGTGCTCGGCCGGTCCTTCGCGATCGTCGGCACGAACGAGGCCCGCCCGTCGATGCCGCTGGTGACGGTCGAGTCCCCGTTCGACGTCCATGTGGACATTGACCCGCGTACTCGCGAGGTCCGGGCGGCGCTGAAGCGGCAGTTTTCCGAGGACGGAGACGGGGACCAGTCCGAGGCTTACGCCACGCTGTACCTGCCGAACGAAACCATCTGGTACAGCTCCGACAACGGCGGCGGAGTCTGGGAAGAGACCGACCGCGACGGGCACGGCATGGGCGTGGTGCCCGTCGTGCCGCTGGTGAACCGTCCCCGCACGCGGAGGCGCCGCAGCGCGCCCCCGCGGCTTGGACGCTCGGAGCTGGCGAGCGTCCTGCCGCTGTCGGACGCTGCGTGCAAGATCGCCACCGACATGATGGTGAGCGCGGAGTTCCACGCGATGCCGCGACGGTACGCGCTCGGTTTCGACAAGGACGATTTTGTTGACAGCAAGGGAAACCCGCTCACTCCGTGGGAGGCTGTCGCCGGCGTTCTCTGGGCGTCCTCGAAATCGCCGAAGGATGATGGGGTGGCGGTCGGGCAGTTCCCCGAAGCCGACCTGTCGAACTTCCACAACACGCTCAACACCCTGGCCCGTCTCGTTGCCAGCCTGTCCGGGCTCCCGCCGCACTTCCTCGGCTACAGCACGGAAAACCCCGCCAGCGCCGAGGGGATCCGGTCGTCGGAGTCCCGGCACATCAAACGGGCCGAACGACGTCAACGCTCCTTCGGCAGCGGCTGGAACCGCGTGGCGCAGCGCATCCTGCACGTGCGCGACGGCAAGGTGCCCGACGAGGCGCTACGGGTCGAAACCCAGTGGGTGGATCCCGCTACGCCGACGTTCGCCGCCCAGGCCGACGGCGTGGTGAAGCTGTACGCGGCGGACAAGCTCTTGCCGCGCCGCTCCGCCCGCCGTGCACTCGGCTACTCCGACGCGCAGATCCGCGACATGGAGACCGAGGACCGCGAGGCCGACACCCAGCAAACCGACCGAGACGACGCGACCGGAAACGGCCCGACGCCGGATCGCGATCCCGCCGAGCTGCCGAACCGCAAGGAACAGGAGCAGGAGCGGCCGAGCGTGCTTGCCGGATCACGGCTTCGGCCCGCGCTGGCGGTGCAGTTCCGCGAACCGGCAAGCACGTCGTAA